Proteins from one Rosa chinensis cultivar Old Blush chromosome 7, RchiOBHm-V2, whole genome shotgun sequence genomic window:
- the LOC121048821 gene encoding receptor-like protein EIX2 has translation MVDLGNNKLSGKIPTWIGQSLPNLVILRLRSNEFNGIIPFSLCSLAAINVLDLSHNNISGSLPHCLNNITALAHDTGGSRSFTVELVWKGIEIEFGKNLDGMRSIDISSNYLIGEIPPSIASMTELKSLNLSGNKLTGKLPKDFGNMKMLESLDLSRNRISGQIPTSFASLNFLSVLDLSHNNLSGRIPSGTQLQGFNASQYMGNRGLCGPPLTQSCPGEGTVQDDGITRGTEIDNKEQVSDGLINLGFFISAVLGFVTGFWMVCGSL, from the coding sequence ATGGTTGACCTCGGCAACAATAAATTGTCGGGAAAGATACCAACATGGATTGGCCAAAGCCTACCAAACTTGGTGATTCTACGCTTACGGTCAAATGAGTTTAATGGAATCATACCCTTCTCCCTGTGCAGTCTAGCTGCCATTAATGTTTTGGACCTCTCTCACAACAATATTTCAGGAAGCTTGCCGCATTGCTTGAATAACATTACCGCTTTGGCTCATGATACTGGAGGAAGTAGAAGTTTTACTGTGGAACTTGTGTGGAAaggaatagaaattgagtttggGAAAAATCTTGATGGTATGAGAAGCATTGACATTTCAAGCAACTATTTGATTGGGGAAATTCCGCCTAGTATAGCAAGTATGACAGAGTTGAAATCTCTGAACCTGTCTGGAAACAAATTGACGGGAAAGCTTCCTAAAGACTTTGGTAACATGAAGATGTTGGAATCTCTTGATTTGTCAAGAAACCGGATATCTGGTCAAATTCCTACAAGTTTTGCGAGCTTAAACTTTCTTAGTGTCTTGGACTTGTCACACAACAACTTGTCAGGAAGAATTCCATCAGGCACCCAACTTCAGGGCTTTAATGCTTCTCAATATATGGGAAATCGTGGACTTTGTGGACCACCGCTAACACAAAGTTGTCCAGGAGAAGGAACAGTTCAAGATGATGGAATCACGAGAGGAACTGAAATTGATAACAAAGAACAGGTTAGTGATGGTCTCATAAACCTTGGATTCTTTATTAGTGCAGTGCTGGGATTTGTCACTGGATTTTGGATGGTCTGCGGCAGTTTATAG
- the LOC112177646 gene encoding receptor-like protein 19 — MSGGSMHSGLVGLVCLAIASAICCSNVGSSNNIMCLESERHALLQFKQGLVDDSNALASWKSEKACCKWRGIACNNQTGHVIILDLSYSYYDSTKWRGEISPSLLELPYLNYLDLSYNDFGGMIIPKFIGSLSQLKELKLADANFSGPVPPQLGNLSNLHTLDLSSNDFEGMMIPKFIGSLSQLKELKLADANFSGPVPPQLGNLSNLHTLDLSSNDFEGMMIPKFIGSLSQLKELNLADANFSGPVPPQLRNLSNLHTLDLSSNDFEGKMIPKFIGSLSQLKELNLAYAKFSGPVPPQLGNLSNLHTLDLPSNDFEGMMIPKFIGFLSQLKELKLAEANFSGPVPPQLENLTNLHTLDLSSNDFEGMMIPKFIGSLGQLKELKLAEANFSGPVPPQLGNLSNLHTLDLYGNQVVSSENLEWLSHLSSLRYLNMSWLNLSEAVNWPESLSKLTLLRELELSECNLPDVNPRSLAFINSSTSLQLLDLSYNSLNSSIFNWIANLRVVDQLSENIEDSVKTLSCAENTLETLALAGNQFWGSLPDFTRFSKLRELYLGANQGNGSVPESVGQLSSLETLILSGIL; from the exons ATGAGTGGTGGGTCTATGCATTCTGGTTTGGTTGGGCTTGTGTGCCTGGCCATTGCCTCTGCTATTTGTTGTTCAAATGTTGGAAGCTCTAACAACATCATGTGCTTGGAGAGTGAAAGGCATGCTCTTCTCCAGTTCAAACAAGGCCTTGTGGATGACTCCAATGCTCTTGCCTCTTGGAAAAGTGAGAAAGCTTGCTGCAAGTGGAGAGGAATAGCATGCAACAACCAAACAGGTCATGTCATCATTCTAGATCTCTCTTATAGTTATTACGATTCCACTAAATGGAGAGGTGAAATTAGTCCTTCACTACTTGAATTGCCATATCTAAATTACTTGGACCTCAGTTATAATGATTTTGGAGGAATGATCATTCCGAAGTTCATTGGTTCTTTGAGTCAATTGAAAGAGCTCAAACTTGCAGATGCTAATTTCAGTGGACCTGTTCCTCCCCAACTTGGAAACCTCTCTAATTTGCACACTCTTGAtctttcctccaatgattttgAAGGAATGATGATTCCCAAATTCATTGGCTCTCTGAGTCAATTGAAAGAACTCAAACTTGCAGATGCTAATTTCAGTGGACCTGTTCCTCCCCAACTTGGAAACCTCTCTAATTTGCACACTCTTGAtctttcctccaatgattttgAAGGAATGATGATTCCCAAATTCATTGGCTCTCTGAGTCAATTGAAAGAACTCAATCTTGCAGATGCTAATTTCAGTGGACCTGTTCCTCCCCAACTTAGAAACCTCTCTAATTTGCACACTCTTGAtctttcctccaatgattttgAAGGAAAGATGATTCCCAAATTCATTGGCTCTCTGAGTCAATTGAAAGAACTCAATCTTGCATATGCTAAATTCAGTGGACCTGTTCCTCCCCAACTTGGAAACCTCTCTAATTTGCACACTCTTGATCTTCCCTCCAATGATTTTGAAGGAATGATGATTCCCAAATTCATTGGCTTTCTGAGTCAATTGAAAGAACTCAAACTTGCAGAAGCTAATTTCAGTGGACCTGTTCCTCCCCAACTTGAAAACCTCACTAATTTGCACACTCTTGAtctttcctccaatgattttgAAGGAATGATGATTCCCAAATTCATTGGCTCTCTGGGTCAATTGAAAGAACTCAAACTTGCAGAAGCTAATTTCAGTGGACCTGTTCCTCCCCAACTTGGAAACCTCTCTAATTTGCACACTCTTGATCTTTACGGTAACCAAGTTGTTAGTTCAGAAAATCTTGAGTGGTtatctcatctttcttccttgaGATACCTGAACATGTCATGGCTGAATTTGTCTGAGGCTGTGAATTGGCCAGAATCTTTGAGCAAGCTCACTTTACTGAGAGAGCTCGAGTTATCCGAGTGTAACCTTCCTGATGTCAATCCAAGATCACTTGCCTTTATTAattcttccacctctcttcaACTCCTTGACCTCTCTTATAACTCTCTGAATTCTTCAATATTTAATTGGATAGCCAAT CTTAGAGTCGTTGACCAATTGTCTGAAAACATTGAGGACTCTGTTAAAACCTTGTCTTGTGCTGAGAACACACTTGAGACCTTGGCCTTGGCAGGGAACCAGTTTTGGGGATCGTTGCCGGATTTCACACGTTTCTCAAAGTTAAGAGAGTTGTATCTTGGCGCTAATCAAGGAAATGGGTCTGTACCCGAGAGTGTCGGGCAACTCTCTAGCCTTGAAACATTAATTCTTTCGGGAATTCTTTGA